From the Chryseobacterium fluminis genome, the window GCCAGTGATATTTTACGGCCAGCGTCCGGATCGACACAATGAGCAGGATGGTAAAAACCTGAATAACAGTATACGAAAGGTGGGTAAGTTTGGTCAGGAGTAAAAAAGCCGAACCGCCGACGATACAGGCTGTTGCATAAATTTCTTTTCTGAAAATCAGAGGGATTCTGTTCAGCAGAATATCCCGTATAATTCCTCCGAAACATCCGGTAATGGTGCCCAATCCTATACATATTAAAGGATGGATATCTGCATTAAGGCCCTTCTGAACCCCGATAATGGTAAATAACCCAAGCCCGAAGCTGTCGAAAATAAATAATGTGACTTTAAAGTTCTTTTCAAATGACTT encodes:
- a CDS encoding trimeric intracellular cation channel family protein, encoding MHEQLNFAIEVLGTISFSMSGSFAAMQKRLDPFGVLIIAFVTSVGGGTVRDLLLDIPVFWMHDLLTCALIILTSIFTMIFKSFEKNFKVTLFIFDSFGLGLFTIIGVQKGLNADIHPLICIGLGTITGCFGGIIRDILLNRIPLIFRKEIYATACIVGGSAFLLLTKLTHLSYTVIQVFTILLIVSIRTLAVKYHWQIPKFYGYENNSEM